The DNA window GATCTTCACCTTGTGCCCCTCGGAGAGGAACTTCGCCACCTGACGGGTCTTGGTGTCGAAGTCACCGTTGCCGATCTTCGGCCGGTACTTCATCTCCTTGATCCCGCCGCCGGTCCCTTTGCGCCGAGACTCCTTCTGGCGCTGCGCCTCGTCGAACTTGAACTTCCCGTAGTCCATGATCCGGCAGACGGGTGGGTTCGCGAGAGGGGCGACTTCGACGAGGTCGAGATCCATCTCACGCGCGATCTCGAGGGCTTCGGGCAGCGTCTTGATCCCGAGCTGGGCACCGTCAGGGTCGACGAGGCGGACCTCCCGAGCACGGATCCGGTCGTTCATCCGTGGCTCGGTGGTGGTGGGGGCTGTGGCG is part of the Acidimicrobiales bacterium genome and encodes:
- the infC gene encoding translation initiation factor IF-3, with product MNDRIRAREVRLVDPDGAQLGIKTLPEALEIAREMDLDLVEVAPLANPPVCRIMDYGKFKFDEAQRQKESRRKGTGGGIKEMKYRPKIGNGDFDTKTRQVAKFLSEGHKVKITIMFRGREVFHPELGKKILDRIAEQMDESAKVESEARLDGRNMVMVLAPDKRARQSQAARSAQTQDQEPEQEGSSPEVA